A genomic region of Choristoneura fumiferana chromosome 17, NRCan_CFum_1, whole genome shotgun sequence contains the following coding sequences:
- the LOC141437104 gene encoding uncharacterized protein has translation MPKRKRDETEEDKWRRRIKKYEAKLNGKPNSSVHRVSYPSEVEHDIIENHLEYEQDTFYEPAGSVTQYDEYIDSDSIEDKLETESAPASHVIQCTAEVHAEPEILATNNTDVQKVCPAETSTKDEITVVNEDFDPELLRALGEFEADSIEWGENIHEEIAKHFQHTLLNGLKKEAKEELHKKYLFPKNLPFSKAPTLNPEIAAMLTEASRNRDKRILAKQEQIGKALSGLGKAMTLLLKKEPNIAEAIRTLSDVGKLVADAHFAETETRRSVVIPLVEKSLIDPFKNRKRDSFLFGEKLGDLVKSSRGIKKTGQLIQATSTAPASSSGLNWKPPPSRSRLQRGSQLQYPSRGGGHRGYSYYQTRHRAPQAGTPHPDARRRHRRRRRRRGDKRRRQCASQPTSHKHRPSGTRRSFKILSKGVGVYNF, from the exons aTGCCTAAACGTAAGAGAGACGAAACGGAAGAAGATAAATGGCggagaagaataaaaaaatacgaagccAAGTTAAACGGAAAACCGAACAGTAGTGTTCACCGTGTTAGTTATCCAAGTGAAGTGGAGCATGATATAATCGAAA ATCATCTGGAATATGAACAGGACACATTTTATGAGCCTGCTGGTTCCGTTACGCAATATGACGAGTACATAGACAGTGATTCAATTGAAGATAAACTGGAAACTGAATCAGCCCCTGCTAGTCACGTGATCCAATGTACCGCAGAAGTACATGCCGAGCCGGAAATTCTGGCGACTAATAATACAGACGTGCAAAAGGTCTGTCCTGCGGAAACTAGTACCAAGGACGAGATCACTGTCGTCAACGAGGATTTTGATCCTGAATTATTACGAGCCTTAGGCGAATTTGAGGCAGATTCTATTGAATGGGGCGAGAACATTCATGAAGAAATTGCTAAACATTTTCAGCATACTCTTTTGAACGGGCTAAAAAAAGAAGCAAAGGAAGAATtacataaaaagtatttatttccaaaaaatttaCCTTTTTCAAAAGCCCCAACTCTAAACCCGGAAATCGCCGCCATGCTGACCGAGGCCTCTCGAAACAGAGACAAGCGAATTCTCGCCAAACAGGAGCAGATTGGAAAAGCACTTTCAGGTCTGGGAAAGGCTATGACTCTTCTTTTGAAAAAGGAGCCTAATATAGCCGAAGCTATACGTACGTTAAGCGATGTCGGAAAACTAGTTGCCGACGCTCACTtcgccgaaaccgaaactcgtCGGTCGGTCGTAATTCCGCTGGTTGAAAAATCGCTTATCGATCcctttaaaaatagaaaaagggATAGCTTTTTATTTGGAGAAAAGCTTGGCGACTTAGTTAAAAGCTCCCGTGGTATCAAAAAAACTGGACAGTTGATTCAAGCAACATCAACAGCACCTGCTTCAAGTTCCGGTTTAAACTGGAAACCCCCACCGTCACGCTCACGCCTACAACGCGGGAGCCAGCTGCAGTATCCCAGTCGAGGCGGTGGGCACAGAGGATACTCTTACTACCAGACCAGGCACCGAGCACCCCAGGCCGGAACGCCGCATCCCGACGCCAggcgccgccaccgccgccgccgccgccgacgagGCGACAAGCGGCGCAGGCAGTGCGCCAGTCAGCCAACCAGCCACAAACATAGACCCTCAGGTACACGCCGGTCG